One genomic region from Bacillota bacterium encodes:
- a CDS encoding NCS2 family permease, which yields MAHGNAVAAKKEDFLESLFHLRENKTTVRTEVIAGLTTFMTMAYIIIVNPNILSKAGMDIGAVTVATCLGAALGTFVMALYANYPFAMAPGMGLNAFFAFTVCLGMGISWQVALGIAFIDGVICLLLTLTRARQAIINSVPMTLKLATGVGIGLFIAFIGLQEAGIVVKNDATLVSLGKISSPNVLLALFGLAVIGLLLSRKVKGALLLGIMITSVVAMIVGLTPFPRSIKDIIGAPPSLAPTFLKMDVLGALNIGLIAIIFTFTFVDLFDTVGTLIGVSTKAGFLDKDGQLPRSGQALISDSIGSVGGALFGTSTVTTYIESAAGVAEGGRTGLTAAVVAVLFLLSLFFAPLVKLIPSAATAPALIIVGLFMMEPVLKLNLSDYTEAIPAFLTIIMMPLAYSIAEGLVFGVLSYVIIKTLAGKMKDVSLTMWILAILFVIRFIIMR from the coding sequence ATGGCGCACGGTAACGCCGTAGCAGCGAAAAAAGAGGATTTCCTCGAGAGCCTTTTTCACCTTAGAGAGAATAAGACTACTGTTCGAACAGAGGTTATCGCAGGACTCACTACCTTCATGACGATGGCATACATCATCATAGTCAATCCCAACATCCTCAGCAAGGCAGGGATGGACATTGGCGCAGTCACTGTGGCCACATGTCTTGGCGCGGCCCTGGGGACCTTTGTCATGGCGCTCTATGCCAACTACCCCTTTGCCATGGCTCCAGGCATGGGGCTCAACGCCTTTTTTGCATTTACAGTTTGCCTTGGCATGGGCATAAGCTGGCAAGTCGCATTAGGCATCGCCTTCATAGATGGAGTAATCTGCTTGCTGCTGACCTTGACCAGGGCTCGACAGGCCATAATAAATAGCGTCCCAATGACACTGAAGCTCGCTACGGGAGTTGGAATAGGACTATTTATCGCATTCATTGGCCTCCAGGAGGCGGGCATCGTGGTAAAAAATGACGCAACCCTGGTATCACTTGGCAAAATAAGCTCTCCCAACGTGTTGCTTGCGCTATTTGGGCTTGCGGTAATAGGGCTCCTGCTTTCAAGAAAGGTCAAAGGCGCGCTTCTGCTTGGCATCATGATCACAAGTGTGGTCGCCATGATAGTCGGCCTTACCCCGTTTCCTCGCAGCATAAAAGATATCATCGGAGCGCCGCCGAGTCTTGCTCCAACATTCCTGAAAATGGACGTCCTGGGCGCCCTCAACATAGGCCTGATTGCCATCATTTTCACATTTACTTTCGTGGACCTGTTTGACACCGTCGGCACTCTTATAGGGGTGTCCACAAAAGCCGGATTCTTAGATAAAGACGGTCAACTCCCGAGATCCGGACAGGCCCTGATATCAGATTCAATAGGTTCGGTTGGCGGGGCTCTCTTTGGCACCAGCACTGTTACAACCTATATCGAAAGCGCGGCAGGCGTGGCCGAGGGCGGCAGGACAGGCCTTACAGCGGCTGTGGTCGCTGTGCTTTTCCTTCTTTCCCTGTTCTTCGCGCCGCTTGTGAAGCTCATCCCCTCTGCGGCCACCGCTCCGGCGCTGATCATAGTGGGGCTATTCATGATGGAGCCGGTGCTAAAGCTTAACCTCTCCGACTACACAGAAGCGATACCGGCGTTCCTGACCATAATCATGATGCCTCTTGCCTACAGCATAGCGGAAGGACTTGTTTTCGGAGTCCTCTCCTATGTGATCATCAAGACGTTGGCAGGCAAGATGAAAGATGTAAGCCTCACCATGTGGATTCTTGCCATTCTCTTCGTCATAAGGTTCATCATCATGCGTTAG